The window CGGTATTAAGGTGCCGCTGTTTCCATTCCACACCTGGCTGCCCGATGCTCACGTGGAGGCGTCAACGCCGGTGTCGGTGCTGCTGGCTGGAGTGCTACTGAAGTTGGGCACCTACGGCGTGGTGCGCTTTGGCCTCGGTCTGCTGCCCGATGCTTGGATGGCTCTGGCCCCCTGGATGGCGACCTGGGCCGTGATAAGCGTGCTCTATGGGTCGCTGGCGGCGATCGCCCAGACGGACATGAAAAAAATGGTGGCCTATAGCTCCATTGGTCACATGGGTTATGTGTTGCTGGCAGCGGCAGCCTCCACCCCGGTGAGCATTGTGGCGACGGTATTTCAGATGATTAGCCACGGGTTGATTTCAGCGCTGCTGTTCTTGCTGGTGGGGGTGGTGTATAAGGCCACGGGCACCCGCGACATGACGGTGCTGCGCGGTTTGCTCAACCCCGAGCGGGGTTTGCCCTTTGTGGGGTCAATGATGATCTTAGGGGTGATGGCCAGTGCTGGCATCCCCGGTATGGTGGGGTTTATTTCTGAGTTTCTGGTGTTTCGAGGCAGCTTTTTGATCTTCCCGGTGCAGACGCTGCTTTGCATGGTGGGTTCAGGTCTGACGGCGGTGTACTTTTTGCTGCTGGTGAACCGGGTCTTTTTTGGCCGACTGGCGATCGCACCCCCCACCGTTGCACCTCAAATCGATATTGATCTGCCCCCGGTGACTTGGCGCGATCGCGTCCCCGCTTTTGGTCTGGCCATGCTGATCATCGCTTTCGGGCTTCAGCCTAACTGGCTAGCCCGCTGGAGTGAGAATATTACCTTGGCACTGCACCAGCCCTACCAAGGCTTTGTGCAGGCTAGAACCCAATTTGCCCCCACGGCCGTACCCGCCGTTGCCGATACCCTTTTCGTTGACCCGGCCCTAACTCTGCCAACTCCTGTTTCCCCTGTCTTTGCCGACCCCAGTGCTGAGATCTCCCTGCCATGACCAAAACCCTATCTCTGGCCAAATCCAACCTCCACCCCCTAGAGCCCTTTATTCAAAAGCTACTAGGAGCCGAGGCGTTGCTGCCCGACTCTGAGAGCAACGTGATTGAGGTGGTGGGTATTCTCAAGAGCTATGGGGTCGTGCTCGATGCTTATTCCAAAAATCTGATTTACATTGCCGATCATCAGTTCTTGGTATTGTTTCCGTTTTTCAAGTATTTCAACGGCAAGGTAACTCTGCCTCAGCTACTGCGTCACTGGTGGCACGATCGCATCAACTTTGAGTACGCCGAATACTGCATGAAAACCATGCTCTGGCACGGCGGCGGCAAAATGGATGAATACCTCGACAGCGATGACTTTTTGCAGCACTGTCAGGCTGCCGTTGCTGCCAAGATCAAAACCAACCTACCGATTCGGGCGTTGAACGGTCTATTCCCCGATTTTCTGCCTGAGCAGGTGCGCCAGCTGGCCTACTACAGCGCCTTGGGACAGTTTTGGCGGGTGATGAGCGATCTGTTTATCGACCTGTCCGACGCCTACGATGCGGGCAAGGTACAGACTATTCCCCAGGTGGTAGCCTTCATCAAGGCGGGATTGGTGGCGGCGGCAGCGATTCCCATTAGCTATGCAGTCGAGATCGATGGAACCAGCTACGAACTGCTGCCCAAATCTGCCGGACTGACGTTTTTGATGGATGTGGCGGTTCCCTACGTGGAGGCAGTTTTCTTTCGCGGCACGCCGTTTTTGGGCACAGTTTCCTACAATGCTCAAGCCGACCAAATTTCCGCCGACCAGGGTCGCTTTGAGTATGGTGCTCTCTATGCCGACCCTTTGCCCATTGGCGGGGCAGGCATTCCTCCCACGCTGCTAATGCAGGATATGCGTCACTATTTGCCTGATTATCTGACGGCGTTTTACCAATCTAAGGGGCGCGGGCTTGACGATGTCCGGGTCAAAATTTGTCAGAGCTTTCAAAAGTCGATGTTTTGCGTCACCAGTGCCTCGCTGCAAGGGCTACTGCCCCACCCTGCGGATACCCAAGATCCCCGTGAGCAAGCCACTAACCACGCTTTCCTCGCTGGATGGATGGATCGCTTGGCGACTTCTCGGCTGGATGTGGTGCAGCTTTGACAAAGATTTTGAGCTAGCTTTTCATGAAGCTCATTTAGGTGATTTACGAGTTATACCATTCGGATACAGAGGCCTTTAAGGGGCACGAAGATCATCATCTTCGTGTCCTTGATCGTAGCGATAAACTTTCAATACTCGGCTGTACTGCGAACCGGAAAACTGGGCGGTGTATCGGCTGTAGATAGGCTATTGGTGTTAAGTGAGACGTCATCATTCATAGACGAATACTTTGGTCACCTCACTCCATCTATATCGTCTTGTTTCTGAACGCGATCGCGCTCAGCCAGTTGTAGCAGCATTTCTTCGTGCATCTGACGAGTGATAGGGTAAAGACGAGTCAACAGCATTGACATCGCTAGCAGCACCATGGGTACAGGGCCAATAAAAACGCGAATGGCTAGCAGGGCCGAGTCAGACTGCTGGGCCGCCTCGCTAACAAATCCTGAAGACTGTAGTGCCAGGCCCACCAAAAACAGCCCCAAAGCCAGGCCCACCTTTTGCAGCAGCGTCATAAAGGCGTAGAAAATTCCTTCTCGTCGCTGGCCGGTTTTGATCTCATCTAGCTCAATCACGTCGGGCAGCATAGCCCAGGGCACCACATAGGCGGTGGCCACCCCAAAGCTAATCACAATGCACAGCAGGTAGAGCGCCGCCACCTGCCCCGGCTGCACAAAGAACAGCGCAATCTGGGCAATGATCCAGGTGCCAATGCCGATGTAAAACACCTCCTGCTTGCCCAAACGACGGCTGAGGTAGTTGACCACCACCATCATCAAAATGGCGGTGCCCTGCACCAGCAGCGCCGCTAAAAAGTAAGAGTCAAGCCCCATCCAAAAAGTGGCGTAAAAGGGAATGATGCTGGCGGTCATCTGTAGGGCCAACCAGGCAAACAAATAGATGCCCACCACAAACACAAAAGCTCGGTTGGAAAAGACGACCCTGATCTGCTGGAGAAATGGCAACGCGGCTTCGTCAGTGTCGGCGGGCTGTAGGGCATTGCGCTGAACGGCATAGGGGTAGGTGCCCCACACGCACCACAGCAGCGGCAGCACCGACAGTACTGCGCAAATGCCACCTAAGACTAAATACTGCTGGCGCTGGTCAGTAATCACCTGGGCGATCACTAGACCGAGGCCGAGGGCGGCGATCGCCCCAAACAGCGACGCCCCCAGCCGAAAGGCGGTCAGCTCAGTGCGTTCGTCATAGTCCTTGGTCAGCTCGGCGGTGAGGGTGGTGTAGGGCAGGTTCACCACCGTATAAAACACCTGAAACAGCAGCGACATTACCACGTAGTACCAAAATCGGGCAGTGTCGCTCTCCCACCCCGGCACCACCCAGGTGAGAAAAAACGTCACCCCAAAGGGAATGGCTCCCAGCACAATCCAGGGATAGCGGCGGCCCCAGCGGGTACGGGTCTTATCGCTCAGATAGCCAATGAACGGATCATTAAAGGCGTCCCAAATGCGCCCGATCGCCAGCACCGACCCCGCCGCTACTGGGCTCAGACCTGCTGCTGTCGTCAAAAAAATCAAGAACGAAAACGACAGCAGGTTGGCGGTCATCCCTGGCCCAATGTCTCCAGCCCCAAAAGCCAGCTTGCCCCAAAGGGAAAACTTAGCAGGGGCAGCGATGGAAGAAGGCGGGTTAGAAGCCATAGATTACCTGTTTAGTGAATCCACACTCGATCGATGACAAGGCAACAGCTTGGGGGACGACAATTCAAACGGCGTCCTCGGTGTATTATTTCCCCATTGCACAATGCTTTACACCAAAGCCAGCTTAGGAACTGTAGCGCTTCCCTAGGCAAAACTCTACACTTGGGCTTAAATCACCTGGGCTTAAAACGGGCTGAGCACAGCGGCCTGCTGGGGGCTGCTTCAAAGGAGGATGGATATGGCTGATTTTTACGTGAGCTGGGACGACTATCACCGGGATATTGAAAAGCTCGCCATTCAGATCTACGAGTCAGACTGGGACTTTAACCAAATCGTTTGCCTGGCCAAGGGGGGGCTACGCATCGGTGACACACTCTGTCGGCTGTTCGATGTGCCCCTGGCAATTTTGTCCACCGCCTCCTACGGTGGGGCCGATGGCCGCACCCGAGGGTCGATCACGTTCTCCCGCGATCTGAGCATGACCACCCCCAGTCTGGGTAGCCAGGTACTGATCGTCGACGACCTAGTCGATTCAGGCTATAGCCTCAAGAAATCCATGGCCTGGCTGCACCACAAATATGGTTTCTACATTGAAGATGTGCGCACAGCCGTACTTTGGTACAAAGCTGAATCGATCATCAAGCCTGACTATCACGTGGTCTATCTACCCGATAACCCGTGGATTCATCAGCCCTTTGAACGCTACGAAACTATGAGCCCGGCCGATCTGGCGGCTAGTTATCAGCTTCAGCCGGAGCCGGCGACTTAGGGAAAGTTAGCTCCGCCGGTGCGGCAGAAGCTTCAGGCGGGCCGTAGAGGTGCTGGTAGCTCCAGTAGCCCATCAGCATCGTCACTAGGGTCAGGGAAATAATGCTGCCGGCTCGGCACAACCCCTGAATTGTCTTAGAGGCTCGCAGGGCACTGAGATAGTCGCCCTGCTGGTATGCCTGACGCAGATTCATGGCGCAGGCTAGGGCCGGAATGCCCAGGGGTGGAAAAATCACAAAGGCGGTGAGCAAGACTCGATGCCACCGGGCCGGGGGGCAGGGTTGCCCCTGAAACACCTTGTAGTGGCCCCGCCACTCAACTACCGGCTGACCTTGCACTTGGCCTGTGAGGTCGAAGCTGTGAATGTCATCCATTTGCCAGCTGATGAGCAGGGCGCGAATCTGATCGGGCAGGGTGAAATAGTTTAGCCCTACCCCCACCGGGCGGTGGATTTGAATGCGGAAACGGTCGTCTAAGTACTCGGCCTCGACGACGACTTGCTTAAGTCCCAGCTCCGCCTGTAGGCGCTGGGAAAGGGCGCGATCGCGGTGAACCTGCTGCAAGTGGTGCAGCTTTAGCCGCGCCTGATCGAGGTTGAGATCGTTGCAGAGGGCCAGCTCCCAGTCGTGGGCAGCGGCGATGGTTTGCCCGAGCTGCTCGTGAACGTGGCCTCGGTGCAGGTAGGCCTCAGCCAGGTTGGGGTTGGCGGCAATGGCGGCATCAAAATCGGCCAGGGCGGCGACATAGTCCTGCTGTCGAAAGTACAGCAGCCCCCGGTTGTAGTGAATTAGAGCATGGCCGGGCTGGTGCTGCAGCGCCTGCTGCCAGTCGGCCAAGGCTAGGTCATCTCGCCCCTGCTGGCAGTGGAGCAGGCCGCGGTTGCCGTAGGCGCGCACGTTGGCAGGATCAAGGGCGATCGCCGCCGAAAAATGCTCCAGCGCCGCCGCTGTGTCCTCAATTTGCCAGTATGCCTTGCCCAGCTCAATGTGGATATCGGCCGGACAGGGCGAGTGGTCTAGGGCCTGGGGCAAAACCGTCAGCGCCACCTCAATGTTGCCCTTGCGCATCTGGGTTAAAGCCTGCCGATGACGGTAGCGAGCCTGCTGACGACGTAACCAGGGAGTGAGGTAGAGTCCCATAACCTTGAAAATAGTGTGGAGGAGAAGCAACCACCCCCATGATTTCCCCGGAAATTAGGCTGTGTCAGTGAGGCGTTACGAAAATGTAACGGAGCATTAGGGCTTGGTAGTCGCTGTCATACAGGATCGCTAACTAATTGCCGCGATCGCCCCCCTCGGTAGAAGGATTTGTAGAAAAATCACCTATAGAAGCTCGCTACCCTCGTTCTGGGCCACCTTGAGAGCCACCGAGGCTACGGTCAGGGTGAGCCGCGCTTGCTCTAGATTAGATAACGAGTCCCAGTCAGTCGCCGGAATTGCCCGCAGGTTAAGCTCTAAAATCTCGCCCCGGCCGTCGCGTAGAGAGTAGGCCAGGGGGCGAGCCAGCACTGCCAAATCGTCAGCATTCCAGCCGGGCAGAATGTCGTCCACACACTGTACCAGCTGCTCAATTAGGGGTTGACCACTGCGGGCCAGGGCAGTGGCAGAGTTCGCCAGACGGTGTAGCAGCTCACTGGGCACGCGGCTCTGAAACTGTCGCAGATGCTCAAGCACCGGATTGACCGTCTGAGCCTTGGGGTCACCCATCTGGGTCGCCATCTGAGCAGATAATACTTGCCATCCCGCTGCGATCGCGGCATCCGTCTCTCCACCGTCGAGGGTGTCAAATTCTGTCTCTAGGCTAGCCAGGTAGGCCTCAGACTCAGGGGCCAGCGGTTGCCAGGGATACCCAGTTTCGGGGTCGAGAATACTGGCGAGCAAATCGTGTTCGGTAGCCATAGCGGGCTCAGAGGCGGAATTAGAAGACAGGGAAGACTGATTCATAGCGTTATCTACAGATGCACAAGAGGGTAACAAAGCCTGATGACTGTGGATACACCGCACTACTGAGGGATTCCGTACGGAGAGAACAATTTCCTGATTTCCCTAGCAGGGCGGGGATGATTTGGGGCTACCCTCAAGGGTAAATTCCATCAGTTCGCCTTCCGGACTACCAAACCGAATGGCCGTGCCCAGGGCGAGGGGCACCTCGGCCCGGTGGACGTGGTGCCAGCCATGGTTGTCAAAGTAGTACGACCCATAGCGGGAGCGATCGCGCAAGTAGTAGTGGGTCTCCTGCGTGCCGTTCTCAAACTGGGTGCGACAGAAAATTTCGGCGTGCTGCCCTGAGACCCAGGGTTCTAAGATGACCAAGTCGTTGTCGGGCAGTCGCCCTACCCGTAGGTAGCCATCGTAGAGGCGCCACAGCCGAGTTGGAGTAGCCAGGCAGCGCAGCACTACCGATTGGGTCATGCGCAGGTCTTGTCCCGGCAGCTGGGTTACAGCCAGGGCCGCCTCGCGCAGCAGATGCCCTTCAAACTGAGGGTGCTGGTATAGCACCGGCAGCGTCCAGGCTGGGTGGTTAAAGCGGTAGGCCGTCAGCAGATGTTGGCGGGCTAGGGCCACCGCCTGAGCGACCGGCTGCCGTTCGGCCAGTCCCCGAGCCAGCACCTGAATAAAACTCAGCGCCTCCTCGTCGGCAATGGAGTCGCGCATGGCCAACACCGCCGGCACCCCGTGGTGCAGCAGCACCTCCGCCAAGCTGCTGCGGGGGATGACCTCCTGCTGTTGCAGGTCGGGCTGGGCCCCCCAGCAGGTATTAAACACCGCCAGCCGAATGCCGTTGTGAGCTAGCCCCTGGGCCAGCTCCGTGCCGGTAAGGTTGCCCCCCTGGCGCAGAAACAGCATCCCACCGTCGGGGGCGGGCACCCCGTGACCCGCATAGAAGAACACGTTAAAGTAGCCGGTCTCTAAAGCCTTGAGCAGGGTTTTGGCATCGGGTTCTAGCAGGGTTTGCACCTGGCAAACTACGGGGCTCGCCCCCTGGTAGCTCAGGCGAGAGGCGCTCAGCTCCAGCAGCTGCTTCAGGGCCTCCGCTTCTTGGGGCAGTTGTAAAATCTGCTCGGTGTCTCCAGCGGTGATGCCGGGGTCGTCTTGACCCAGCACCAGCAGAATTCGCAGCGAGATGTCGAGCTCCGCCTCAGGCAGCGGCTCAACGGTGCTGGCAGTGCGGCTAAACAACACCTGGGGGCCCAGCGACAGCGCCGGACAGCCGGGTTGGGGCTGCATAATTTCCCAAGGCAGGCTAATTAGCTCAGGCGGGCGCACCTCTAACCGCAGCTTGAGCGGGCGATTTTGACCGATCGCCATGCCCAGACTGCGCTCTAAGGTCTGACGAATGGGGCCGTCAAACAGCCATTCCCACAGGCTGACTCCCAGCCCCTGCATCAGCCGCCCAGTGTAGCCGCCGGCTTCCGCCGCCGGAGCTACCCGGTCGAGCAGATCGTCGAGATGAAACTGGGGCACGTAGGCCGAGGGCACGTGGGGCACCTGGGGAAGCCCCCGCAGCGAAAAAAACTGCTGCCAGCTCTCCCAGATTTGGGCCATTTGGCTATCCCAGAGGCGATCGTGGTGGGCATAGCCGCCCGGAAACGGACTCTCTAATACCCAAATGGCGTAGTGGGTGGAGTCGGCCTGGGTGAGGCGATCAATGGCAAGGCACAGGGTAAGGTCATCGAATGACGGCATAGGCAGGCCTAAAGCATAGGGCCGGGTAAATCAGGGGAGCTGGCTAGGGCGTGCAGCGACCCGCTTGGGCCGGGGTGACTAGCTTTAGCACCGTGCCTGCCCCGTAGATCTGGCGAGTCTGCACCCAGCCCTCTTCCCCCGGAGCTAACAGGCGTTGACCTAGATTTGGGGCGGTAGGCAGGGCAGAAGGGGGTTGATTGGTTTCCTGAGGTTGTTGGTCAAGGGACTCGCCCGAGGGAATTGAGCAGACCCGCAACCGCACCCACTCGACATTGTCCGCCGTGGTTTGGCGACTGACAACCCTGAGTACGCTGCCTGTGGCTACGGCTCGAGTCTCTCCCGCTGCACTCAAGGCAGGCTGTGGGCTTAGCTGTAGCAGTTCACTGTTACCTGTTGCACTCAAAGGCGGCGCAGACTGCCAAAACGATCCAACGGCGACCTCAACAATGGCGGCCAAGGCGGCTTCCGGTAGCGGTCGCCCCGCCAGAGCAGGTGCCAACCCTGACGAGGCTATTGGTCGGAAAGCAACAGGCTCGGAGGAATTGCGGCTCAAGGCAAAGCCCACGCCCGCTAGCGCGGCGAGCACCACACCCACACCTCCCAAGAAGGGCACCCAAGGAAAGCCTGATCGTCTGGGGACTGGGGTCAAATCGGCCGGTGAGACTGGGGCCACGAGCCGGGTTGACGGCGTTGCGGCTGAACTGTCGGTCAAGGGGAGAGACCCAAGCACGCTGGGGGGAGTATTCTCTGCCTGCCGTAGGGAGCCCGCGGGTAGGATTGGCAGAGGGCCAAGCTGGGGCATAAACCGCATTAGCCCAACGGTGACGTTATCGTGGCCATTGAGCCGGTTCGCCTGCTGAATTAGGGCAGCTACAACCGGGCTGAGAGGACTGGGGGCGGTCGTTATAGGCGCTACCAAGTGGGGCGCAAGGATTTCGACGCGATCGTAGTCGCTGAGACCGTCAGAGCAGAGCAGTAGCACCATCGGATCGTCGAGCAGATGATGCTGTACGGAGGGATATAGCATGCCCGAGTCGCTGATGCCTAACGCCTGAATGAGCGCCCCTCCGCTAGGCAGCTGGACGGCCTCTGAGTAGAGGGCATAGCCCATTTGGGCTTCTCGGGACGCAACGTCGTCGTCTACTGTGATTTGGTAGCAGGTGTAAGGGCTGACTCGGTAAGCGCGACTGTCGCCAATGTGGGCGATGGAAACGTAGGGAAAATGCACCAGGGCCACCACCACGGTGGTGCCCATGCGGGCGCGGGCTGAACGATTCTCGTCGTTATTGCGGGCAGAAATGGCGTCGTTGGCCAAGATCAGGGCCTGCTTGAGGCGTTGGGCGATCGCCCCTGGAGATGGGTAAGCCTGCTGAGTGAGGGGCTCTAGCTCCTGCTGAAGCAGCTTGATGGCCGTTTGGGAGGCCACATTGCCCTGCTCATGACCGCCAATACCGTCGCACACCAGCAGCAGCGGCAGGGTCTCAACGCTGTCCGCTGAGACCGGTAGGCGCTGCTGGCGCGAGTCTTTCTCGGGATAGCAGGCATCTTCGTTGCGATCGCGGCTTGGCCCCTGATCGGTATCTGCCGCCCAATCCACCGTCACTAGCAACCCCTGGGCCAGGGTATGAATGGCTCCCTCCAGTTCGGCTACCAGCTCTTGGTCAGAAGCTAATTTCCCCTCCTTGAGGGCCTTACACAGCCAACTGAGGTAGGGGCGCACCTCGGGTTGAGCCGTGGCCACCAGCGCCTGCCACCGCTGGCTCAGCTGAGCCAGGGTAGGGCTAGAATCGTCGGCCACCAGCGTGGTGAGCCGCAGTAGAGCACCATCTACCCGCAGGTTGTCGAGTTCTAGAAGGGTAGTAGCCAACTGCTCTTCCATCAGCGCTGGCCACAGGGCTGCTACCTGCCGTAGCCAGTTGAGCTGCTGCAAAGGCGACCCCTCTGGCCACCGTTGAGCTAGCGAAGGTAGGATAGCGGCTTCAATTTTTCCTTGCCCAGGAGGAGCTCCTTTCTCGTCAACGGTCTGGGAATGCAGCCGCATAGCAATGGGAGCGTTGTCCAATAGCAACACCGTGGCCGATAACCCAGTTTGCTCTGACGTTAGGTAGGCATAGGGGCGAGGAACCTGCTGGGCCAGGTGAAACAGCTTTAGGTAAGCCATTACCGTGGCCGGAATTTTTTCTAGGGTAGGGGGAGGAGTGTCGGGCCGGGTGTCGAGCCAGAGTTGATGCTTCCCCTGGGTCCGTTTTTGACCCTCGCCCCAGACCAAAAAACGCCCGGCGATCAGCGTGCCAGAGCGCCCCGTGAGCAGCCCATCCCCAACCGCCAACAAAAAGCGATACAGCAGGGGAGTTTGGCAAACCTTGCAGTGGCTAGCAGGTGGGGTCGAAACCGACCGACAAGATGGGTTAGAGCACTGGAGCACAATCCGTTTGGGGCAGGTAAACAGCTCTTAATCCTTCATGGTATCTAACCCTAGCCGATTCAATGCCAGAATCTTTAGCCCCAGCCTAGCTGACTTCGACTAGCGCTAGGTCTGGGGCAATACCTTACCTATTTCACGGCGGTTGTGCCAGGGGTGCTAGGGACAGCCCTAGCTAGCTGACTTATCGGCCTCAACTCGAGGTAGCCCCATGCTGTAGTTGAGGGCGCGGCTCTTGAGGTTATAGCTAATGGCTCCCTGCTGCAGGAGCTGCCGAATGAAGTGCTCCAGATCGGAGCCAATGCGGCGCAGGTTGTAGTCGGTCAAATCTTCTCCGGCGGCGGCATCGACCAGTCGATCAAACTCGGCATAGACAGCCTTGATGGCATCGTCAGACCAGTTGAACTCGTTGTCGGGGTCAATGTCTAGGGTGAGTTTGTCTTCGCTGGGCACCAGCTCGTTGTTGGCAACAACAGCGGTGTAAATGTGAACGTGCCGAGTGGTCGATTTGAGCATCATAGCCAGGTGTCGCCC is drawn from Leptolyngbya subtilissima AS-A7 and contains these coding sequences:
- a CDS encoding NADH-quinone oxidoreductase subunit M translates to MLSALILIPLVAALVLILWPGKLEAQTAKVVSGIGLALTLVLLGFLATQFELATPGFQFEELLPWVEPLGLSYRLGLDGLSLPLLVVNSLLGLVAIYISEPTLHRTRLYYVLLLVINSAVAGAFLAANLLLFFIFYELELIPLYLLIAIWGGSRRGYAATKFLIYTALSGVLILGAFLGLVWLSGNTSFDYDSGLAAALPLAQQVSLLVALLIGFGIKVPLFPFHTWLPDAHVEASTPVSVLLAGVLLKLGTYGVVRFGLGLLPDAWMALAPWMATWAVISVLYGSLAAIAQTDMKKMVAYSSIGHMGYVLLAAAASTPVSIVATVFQMISHGLISALLFLLVGVVYKATGTRDMTVLRGLLNPERGLPFVGSMMILGVMASAGIPGMVGFISEFLVFRGSFLIFPVQTLLCMVGSGLTAVYFLLLVNRVFFGRLAIAPPTVAPQIDIDLPPVTWRDRVPAFGLAMLIIAFGLQPNWLARWSENITLALHQPYQGFVQARTQFAPTAVPAVADTLFVDPALTLPTPVSPVFADPSAEISLP
- a CDS encoding CO2 hydration protein, which translates into the protein MTKTLSLAKSNLHPLEPFIQKLLGAEALLPDSESNVIEVVGILKSYGVVLDAYSKNLIYIADHQFLVLFPFFKYFNGKVTLPQLLRHWWHDRINFEYAEYCMKTMLWHGGGKMDEYLDSDDFLQHCQAAVAAKIKTNLPIRALNGLFPDFLPEQVRQLAYYSALGQFWRVMSDLFIDLSDAYDAGKVQTIPQVVAFIKAGLVAAAAIPISYAVEIDGTSYELLPKSAGLTFLMDVAVPYVEAVFFRGTPFLGTVSYNAQADQISADQGRFEYGALYADPLPIGGAGIPPTLLMQDMRHYLPDYLTAFYQSKGRGLDDVRVKICQSFQKSMFCVTSASLQGLLPHPADTQDPREQATNHAFLAGWMDRLATSRLDVVQL
- a CDS encoding MFS transporter, translating into MASNPPSSIAAPAKFSLWGKLAFGAGDIGPGMTANLLSFSFLIFLTTAAGLSPVAAGSVLAIGRIWDAFNDPFIGYLSDKTRTRWGRRYPWIVLGAIPFGVTFFLTWVVPGWESDTARFWYYVVMSLLFQVFYTVVNLPYTTLTAELTKDYDERTELTAFRLGASLFGAIAALGLGLVIAQVITDQRQQYLVLGGICAVLSVLPLLWCVWGTYPYAVQRNALQPADTDEAALPFLQQIRVVFSNRAFVFVVGIYLFAWLALQMTASIIPFYATFWMGLDSYFLAALLVQGTAILMMVVVNYLSRRLGKQEVFYIGIGTWIIAQIALFFVQPGQVAALYLLCIVISFGVATAYVVPWAMLPDVIELDEIKTGQRREGIFYAFMTLLQKVGLALGLFLVGLALQSSGFVSEAAQQSDSALLAIRVFIGPVPMVLLAMSMLLTRLYPITRQMHEEMLLQLAERDRVQKQDDIDGVR
- a CDS encoding phosphoribosyltransferase, with amino-acid sequence MADFYVSWDDYHRDIEKLAIQIYESDWDFNQIVCLAKGGLRIGDTLCRLFDVPLAILSTASYGGADGRTRGSITFSRDLSMTTPSLGSQVLIVDDLVDSGYSLKKSMAWLHHKYGFYIEDVRTAVLWYKAESIIKPDYHVVYLPDNPWIHQPFERYETMSPADLAASYQLQPEPAT
- a CDS encoding tetratricopeptide repeat protein, whose translation is MGLYLTPWLRRQQARYRHRQALTQMRKGNIEVALTVLPQALDHSPCPADIHIELGKAYWQIEDTAAALEHFSAAIALDPANVRAYGNRGLLHCQQGRDDLALADWQQALQHQPGHALIHYNRGLLYFRQQDYVAALADFDAAIAANPNLAEAYLHRGHVHEQLGQTIAAAHDWELALCNDLNLDQARLKLHHLQQVHRDRALSQRLQAELGLKQVVVEAEYLDDRFRIQIHRPVGVGLNYFTLPDQIRALLISWQMDDIHSFDLTGQVQGQPVVEWRGHYKVFQGQPCPPARWHRVLLTAFVIFPPLGIPALACAMNLRQAYQQGDYLSALRASKTIQGLCRAGSIISLTLVTMLMGYWSYQHLYGPPEASAAPAELTFPKSPAPAEADN
- a CDS encoding CHAT domain-containing protein translates to MPSFDDLTLCLAIDRLTQADSTHYAIWVLESPFPGGYAHHDRLWDSQMAQIWESWQQFFSLRGLPQVPHVPSAYVPQFHLDDLLDRVAPAAEAGGYTGRLMQGLGVSLWEWLFDGPIRQTLERSLGMAIGQNRPLKLRLEVRPPELISLPWEIMQPQPGCPALSLGPQVLFSRTASTVEPLPEAELDISLRILLVLGQDDPGITAGDTEQILQLPQEAEALKQLLELSASRLSYQGASPVVCQVQTLLEPDAKTLLKALETGYFNVFFYAGHGVPAPDGGMLFLRQGGNLTGTELAQGLAHNGIRLAVFNTCWGAQPDLQQQEVIPRSSLAEVLLHHGVPAVLAMRDSIADEEALSFIQVLARGLAERQPVAQAVALARQHLLTAYRFNHPAWTLPVLYQHPQFEGHLLREAALAVTQLPGQDLRMTQSVVLRCLATPTRLWRLYDGYLRVGRLPDNDLVILEPWVSGQHAEIFCRTQFENGTQETHYYLRDRSRYGSYYFDNHGWHHVHRAEVPLALGTAIRFGSPEGELMEFTLEGSPKSSPPC
- a CDS encoding protein phosphatase 2C domain-containing protein, giving the protein MLQCSNPSCRSVSTPPASHCKVCQTPLLYRFLLAVGDGLLTGRSGTLIAGRFLVWGEGQKRTQGKHQLWLDTRPDTPPPTLEKIPATVMAYLKLFHLAQQVPRPYAYLTSEQTGLSATVLLLDNAPIAMRLHSQTVDEKGAPPGQGKIEAAILPSLAQRWPEGSPLQQLNWLRQVAALWPALMEEQLATTLLELDNLRVDGALLRLTTLVADDSSPTLAQLSQRWQALVATAQPEVRPYLSWLCKALKEGKLASDQELVAELEGAIHTLAQGLLVTVDWAADTDQGPSRDRNEDACYPEKDSRQQRLPVSADSVETLPLLLVCDGIGGHEQGNVASQTAIKLLQQELEPLTQQAYPSPGAIAQRLKQALILANDAISARNNDENRSARARMGTTVVVALVHFPYVSIAHIGDSRAYRVSPYTCYQITVDDDVASREAQMGYALYSEAVQLPSGGALIQALGISDSGMLYPSVQHHLLDDPMVLLLCSDGLSDYDRVEILAPHLVAPITTAPSPLSPVVAALIQQANRLNGHDNVTVGLMRFMPQLGPLPILPAGSLRQAENTPPSVLGSLPLTDSSAATPSTRLVAPVSPADLTPVPRRSGFPWVPFLGGVGVVLAALAGVGFALSRNSSEPVAFRPIASSGLAPALAGRPLPEAALAAIVEVAVGSFWQSAPPLSATGNSELLQLSPQPALSAAGETRAVATGSVLRVVSRQTTADNVEWVRLRVCSIPSGESLDQQPQETNQPPSALPTAPNLGQRLLAPGEEGWVQTRQIYGAGTVLKLVTPAQAGRCTP
- a CDS encoding NAD(P)H-quinone oxidoreductase subunit M, which encodes MMLKSTTRHVHIYTAVVANNELVPSEDKLTLDIDPDNEFNWSDDAIKAVYAEFDRLVDAAAGEDLTDYNLRRIGSDLEHFIRQLLQQGAISYNLKSRALNYSMGLPRVEADKSAS